In Xiphophorus maculatus strain JP 163 A chromosome 15, X_maculatus-5.0-male, whole genome shotgun sequence, the following are encoded in one genomic region:
- the LOC102236332 gene encoding akirin-2-like, which produces MACGATLKRTLDFDPLMSQASPKRRRCAPVMSPVSSPQKYLRMEPSPFGEVSSRLTTEQILHNIKQEYKRLQKRRHLDSAFQQTDSCCPLDLQNSQAGSPLPGTSSDASSPTRKEQPLFSLRQVGMICERLLKEKEDKIREEYDEILTTKLAEQYDAFVKFTHDQLMRRFGEQPASYVS; this is translated from the exons ATGGCTTGTGGGGCTACTTTGAAACGTACTCTGGATTTCGATCCGTTAATGAGCCAGGCTTCCCCGAAAAGGAGGAGATGTGCGCCGGTCATGTCGCCGGTATCTTCCCCACAGAAATATCTGCGTATGGAACCGTCGCCTTTCGGGGAGGTCTCGTCTAGACTGACCACAG AACAAATTCTACACAACATAAAACAGGAGTACAAACGCCTTCAGAAACGTCGACACCTGGACAGCGCCTTCCAGCAGACAGACAGCTGCTGTCCTCTGGATCTGCAGAACAGCCAGGCTGGGTCTCCTTTACCAG GTACTTCTTCAGATGCCTCATCTCCCACCAGGAAGGAGCAGCCACTATTTTCCCTCAGACAGGTTGGGATGATCTGCGAGAGACTActgaaggagaaggaggacAAAATCCGAGAGGAATACGACGAGATTCTGACGACAAAACTTGCTG AGCAATACGATGCGTTCGTCAAGTTCACACATGACCAGCTGATGCGAAGGTTTGGAGAGCAGCCTGCGAGTT
- the cnr1 gene encoding cannabinoid receptor 1, with protein MKSVLDGVADTTFRTITSGLQYLGSNDANYDDPINDLNLKGSLSMQKPLSAFRSKVPADEELILKGIPFFPTNATDLFGNRTTFRDETNNIQCGENFMDMECFMILTPSQQLAVAVMSLTLGTFTVLENLVVLCVILQSRTLRCRPSYHFIGSLAVADLLGSVIFVYSFLDFHVFHRKDSPNVFLFKLGGVTASFTASVGSLFLTAIDRYISIHRPLAYRRIVTRTKAVIAFSVMWTLSIIIAVLPLLGWNCKRLNSVCSDIFPLIDENYLMFWIFLTSVLVIFIIYAYIYILWKAHHHAVRMLSRASQKSLVIYSADGTKVQTTRPDQARMDIRLAKTLVLILVVLVICWGPLLAIMVYDLFWKMDDDIKTVFAFCSMLCLLNSTVNPIIYALRSKDLRRAFLSSCNLCRSSSQQLDNSLESDCQNRNANISANRAAESCVKTTVKIAKVTMSVSTETSAEAV; from the coding sequence ATGAAATCTGTGCTCGATGGGGTGGCAGACACCACCTTCCGGACTATTACATCTGGGTTGCAGTATCTAGGCTCCAACGACGCCAACTATGATGACCCCATCAATGACTTGAACTTAAAGGGCAGCTTGTCCATGCAGAAGCCCCTGTCTGCTTTTCGCAGCAAGGTACCTGCAGATGAAGAGCTTATCCTCAAGGGCATCCCCTTCTTCCCCACCAATGCCACAGACTTGTTTGGCAACAGGACCACATTTAGAGATGAGACTAATAATATACAATGTGGCGAGAACTTTATGGACATGGAGTGTTTCATGATCCTGACTCCCAGCCAGCAGCTAGCTGTGGCTGTCATGTCTCTGACTTTGGGTACTTTTACAGTGCTGGAGAACCTGGTGGTGCTCTGCGTCATTCTGCAGTCCCGCACCCTGCGCTGCCGCCCGTCCTACCACTTCATTGGCAGCCTTGCAGTGGCTGACCTCCTGGGCAGCGTCATCTTTGTCTACAGTTTTTTGGACTTCCATGTTTTCCACAGGAAGGACAGCCCCAATGTGTTTCTCTTCAAGCTGGGTGGAGTCACTGCATCGTTCACGGCATCAGTCGGGAGCCTCTTCCTCACTGCTATCGACCGCTACATCTCCATACACCGGCCACTTGCCTACAGGCGCATTGTAACTCGAACCAAGGCTGTCATAGCCTTCAGTGTGATGTGGACACTCTCGATCATCATCGCAGTGCTACCTCTGCTTGGCTGGAACTGTAAACGTCTCAACTCAGTCTGCTCAGACATATTCCCCCTGATTGATGAGAACTACCTGATGTTCTGGATCTTCCTGACCAGTGTCTTGGTTATTTTCATCATCTACGCCTATATATACATCCTGTGGAAGGCACACCACCATGCTGTGCGCATGCTAAGTCGCGCCTCCCAGAAGAGTCTTGTTATCTATTCAGCAGATGGGACTAAAGTGCAGACTACACGCCCTGATCAGGCACGCATGGACATCCGTTTAGCCAAGACCCTGGTGCTCATCCTGGTGGTGCTGGTAATCTGCTGGGGTCCCTTGCTTGCCATCATGGTGTACGACCTCTTCTGGAAGATGGACGATGACATCAAGACAGTGTTTGCATTCTGCAGcatgctctgtcttctcaactCCACCGTTAACCCCATCATCTACGCCTTGAGGAGCAAGGACCTGCGGCGTGCCTTCCTCAGCTCCTGCAACCTCTGCCGGAGCAGTTCCCAGCAGCTGGACAATAGCCTCGAGTCGGACTGCCAGAACAGAAATGCCAACATTTCTGCCAACAGGGCTGCAGAGAGTTGCGTGAAGACCACTGTGAAAATAGCCAAAGTAACAATGTCTGTGTCGACGGAAACATCTGCTGAAGCTGTCTAA